A window of Amphiprion ocellaris isolate individual 3 ecotype Okinawa chromosome 12, ASM2253959v1, whole genome shotgun sequence contains these coding sequences:
- the opn8b gene encoding opsin 8, group member b isoform X1, with product MDIYASTLSPALDIGTGCYLLVLTVLSIMGNLLVLIMAFKRSSRMKPPELLSVNLALTDLGAAVTMYPLAVASAWNHHWLGGDVTCIYYGLAGFFFGVASIMNLTVLAIVRFIVSLSLQSPKEKIGWKKVKLLCMWTWLYALVWALFPILGWGRYGPEPFGLSCSLAWGQMKHEGFSFVISMFSFNLVMPSVIIICCYFGITIKLYVTYKKSMNNSNRIPNVVKLHRRLLVISVLISIGFIGCWTPYSLVSLWSIFRDSSVIPPEISLLPCMFAKSSTVYNPLIYYYFSQSFKSEVKQLPWLCLGANPCHVPNRVNDNSIYMARVDVKPKVATPLNLQEVTEVKTVTLG from the exons CTGTGCTCTCCATCATGGGAAACCTGCTCGTCCTCATCATGGCATTCAAAAGGTCATCGAGGATGAAGCCACCTGAGCTGCTGAGTGTGAATCTGGCTCTGACAGACCTGGGAGCAGCTGTCACCATGTATCCTCTGGCGGTGGCCTCAGCCTGGAACCACCACTGGCTCGGAGGAGATGTCACCTGTATTTATTACGGCCTGGCTGGGTTCTTCTTTGGCGTCGCCAGCATCATGAACCTGACCGTCTTGGCCATTGTGCGTTTCATTGTGTCCCTCAGTCTGCAATCTCCCA aggAGAAAATTGGTTGGAAGAAGGTGAAGCTGCTGTGCATGTGGACATGGTTATATGCTCTGGTCTGGGCTCTGTTTCCCATCCTGGGCTGGGGTCGGTATGGGCCAGAGCCCTTTGGACTGTCCTGCTCTCTGGCCTGGGGACAGATGAAACATGAGGGCTTCTCTTTCGTCAtctccatgttctccttcaACCTGGTCATGCCTTCCGTCATCATCATCTGCTGCTACTTCGGCATCACCATCAAGCTCTACGTCACCTACAAGAAATCGATGAACAACAGCAACCGAATCCCCAATGTTGTGAAGCTCCACCGGAGGCTGTTAGTA ATTTCTGTTTTGATCAGCATCGGCTTCATAGGCTGCTGGACGCCCTACAGCTTGGTGAGCCTCTGGTCGATTTTCCGCGACAGCAGCGTAATCCCGCCTGAAATCAGCCTGCTGCCGTGCATGTTTGCCAAGAGCTCCACCGTGTACAACCCCCTGATCTACTACTACTTCAGCCAGAGCTTCAAAAGCGAGGTGAAGCAGCTGCCGTGGCTGTGTCTGGGCGCGAACCCATGCCACGTCCCCAACAGAGTCAACGACAACAGCATCTACATGGCCAGAGTTGACGTCAAACCCAAAGTGGCAACACCACTGAATCTGCAGGAGGTCACAGAGGTCAAGACGGTGACTTTGGGTTGA
- the opn8b gene encoding opsin 8, group member b isoform X2, with product MGNLLVLIMAFKRSSRMKPPELLSVNLALTDLGAAVTMYPLAVASAWNHHWLGGDVTCIYYGLAGFFFGVASIMNLTVLAIVRFIVSLSLQSPKEKIGWKKVKLLCMWTWLYALVWALFPILGWGRYGPEPFGLSCSLAWGQMKHEGFSFVISMFSFNLVMPSVIIICCYFGITIKLYVTYKKSMNNSNRIPNVVKLHRRLLVISVLISIGFIGCWTPYSLVSLWSIFRDSSVIPPEISLLPCMFAKSSTVYNPLIYYYFSQSFKSEVKQLPWLCLGANPCHVPNRVNDNSIYMARVDVKPKVATPLNLQEVTEVKTVTLG from the exons ATGGGAAACCTGCTCGTCCTCATCATGGCATTCAAAAGGTCATCGAGGATGAAGCCACCTGAGCTGCTGAGTGTGAATCTGGCTCTGACAGACCTGGGAGCAGCTGTCACCATGTATCCTCTGGCGGTGGCCTCAGCCTGGAACCACCACTGGCTCGGAGGAGATGTCACCTGTATTTATTACGGCCTGGCTGGGTTCTTCTTTGGCGTCGCCAGCATCATGAACCTGACCGTCTTGGCCATTGTGCGTTTCATTGTGTCCCTCAGTCTGCAATCTCCCA aggAGAAAATTGGTTGGAAGAAGGTGAAGCTGCTGTGCATGTGGACATGGTTATATGCTCTGGTCTGGGCTCTGTTTCCCATCCTGGGCTGGGGTCGGTATGGGCCAGAGCCCTTTGGACTGTCCTGCTCTCTGGCCTGGGGACAGATGAAACATGAGGGCTTCTCTTTCGTCAtctccatgttctccttcaACCTGGTCATGCCTTCCGTCATCATCATCTGCTGCTACTTCGGCATCACCATCAAGCTCTACGTCACCTACAAGAAATCGATGAACAACAGCAACCGAATCCCCAATGTTGTGAAGCTCCACCGGAGGCTGTTAGTA ATTTCTGTTTTGATCAGCATCGGCTTCATAGGCTGCTGGACGCCCTACAGCTTGGTGAGCCTCTGGTCGATTTTCCGCGACAGCAGCGTAATCCCGCCTGAAATCAGCCTGCTGCCGTGCATGTTTGCCAAGAGCTCCACCGTGTACAACCCCCTGATCTACTACTACTTCAGCCAGAGCTTCAAAAGCGAGGTGAAGCAGCTGCCGTGGCTGTGTCTGGGCGCGAACCCATGCCACGTCCCCAACAGAGTCAACGACAACAGCATCTACATGGCCAGAGTTGACGTCAAACCCAAAGTGGCAACACCACTGAATCTGCAGGAGGTCACAGAGGTCAAGACGGTGACTTTGGGTTGA